Below is a genomic region from Vairimorpha necatrix chromosome 1, complete sequence.
acaaattatagaaaaaaaatgaaagagctgtaaaaaatagaaatcttaaaacaaatgaaaaaaaatatctaaaaagcaatttaaaagaagaaaaagaacATAGAAACAAATTGAAAAGATAAGaaacttttatttatcattaatttattaagcCCGCGTGACAAACTTAAAGACAAACACCGAGATAAACAACTTAactagaaatattatagtCATTTATAcgtatttttgaaaaaaaatatttgtcccatgtataaaattaagaaatatgATCTTCTTGTTAAAATACTGTAAAGTGATAATTTGAGTATAATCATCGACAAGCAAGTAAGGTATAggctaaaaaataagtcgAAAAGGTTTCTTTTTGTAGATAATATAGTCTTCTTAGGGATATTACTGGCTTGCACAAACTAACTTTAGTAGAAAGTATGCCACAGTCTATATGAATTACGAAAATTGACAATATAAGTTGTGTTAGCAATTTaacttaaatatttcaaagaAGTATTGTGCGAGAGGTTTGCAAAGAGTGcaatgtttgtttacagatcaattttataacaaatCAATATAAGCAAATTTTAATCAAAGGTAACTTTAGCGAGTCATCGTCGAACTAGTAGACATGAGGGTCTATGCCGATCAAAACAAAGGACATATTTGGTTACAATCGGCTACAATTATGTATTATAAGTACGCATTTACTTCTgttataaaatctaaacCGAAACAAAGTTTAATTATACTTAAATATACTTATAATGGCCACGGGAAAGCAGTAAACTCCAATTCGACGTTGgaaaaaactaaaagtTTACTTCTATCAGAAATTTGCGAGcagaataaaattttactagCCAATAGCTGACCCAGACACCCTCAGAGACCAagttgaaaatttaaatagaACTCTTACTAGATACTTGTAAAATATCTCTACGCAGAATTTAGTACACTAAAAACTGGGCCTTATTCTTTAAACATTTGTCTATAAATGCAATGCCGAGTACATTCTGCatcaaaatctttattacaattattttatgaGATAATGGGATATATACTTTTATAAGCAGTAGTACGACATTACAACTAAACAAGGCTTGGATAAAAGGGTATAGGTAAATAGATTCTTTGAGACGAAAAAAGTTTGTTAagaatatacaaaaaatgcATTCATAATAGATGAATGATTTCTTATAggttataaaacatttttaaaacgaTTTTGACACAATTCTAAGACAACAATGTTAAAATTAAGACCGATTATTTTTGACTTAAGCCACTTTTAGTTATTTTGCCtaatattcaatttttgaaaaaaattaagaaattaCGTCAATGAATTTGGTAAATGTATAATTGagttacttttttttttcttataaacaaaacttGGCAGAGTTTATAATTCAAATAAACATAGTTGtacaattattaaattcatgtgtagattgttttaataatttatagtaCGAGTTTCTTTGTTAGAATATCTAGATTTATGAATTTACTATTGTGTAAAATATCATCGAGAATATGATTGCCACATATAAACTGGttgtaattaaattaatttattttcactcaagaaaatttaagatgaaaaatatttataattttaagataggtaaaaaatcaataccaactgaaatataaattagaaatctATAACAAATGGATTTACTTTCATAAAGcaagtttttataaattgtacTATAAACTCCCCTGGAGCAGATACCAtggttttaaaattaaatttcacTTTTTGAGATGACCTGTGCTCGAGACATTGATACAAAAccaaattttgaatttatttacttaATTTATCTATTTATAAGTTGATTCTCgtatagaaatatttgatatttaatCATCCTGATCTTCATGTTATTTACACGCAGTACTTGACTTATATCGTACAAGACATTTTCTATACAAAAATCAGACGGagaaatttctaaatattctgagaataaagaaattagaCACGTGGCACATTTCTCAGAGTCAAAAAGGTCATCTTTCTTACTTGACGATGCGACTTGGAAATCTTTCGTTATATAAAAGTCTTGGATATTTGAGACTAATAATTCTTCTGATTTTACTAGAGTTAAAACATCTTTGAGGAATGATAATTTGACGAGATCTGGCGCGAACTTGAGCGCAGActctaaatttatcaaaaagtTAGAGGGAGCATCTTCCCTTTGATCAGTCAAAGATTTCATTTTATGACTAAATAGATTTattctattattttgtcTATACAAACACatcattttattataattgtcTTGATTCATTTGATTTTGTTCATGTTTTGGTTGTTTATACAAACATATTCTTTTATCTTGTGTTCTTTTATGATCATCTTCTATTTTCCGCTTTTTATTAAGCCTGTACTCCTCGAATGACATATTCCCTTTGTAAATGTCTTCATTATAACATGCCACTTTCCTTATTTCATTCCATACCTTCCCAAATACTGTAAATGACACTGGGTTAAGATACCGTAGGGCTTCACTCGGACTACAAGgctttatttctttatatttctctaattcattttttattattgacTGGTCATACACTTGATTCTTTAGTGCCTCTTCGAGGATGTAGACTGAGATATTTGGTTTATCTTTCAGACTGAACCAGGTAGATAATTCGATATAAATCCAGTGGTAGTCTGCGGagatctttttatatttcataaGGAATAAGATTTTGATGTCTTTGTCGTGTTCATGATAAATTTCTTGCCATTTTTGTATGTATTCTggattatttctaaaatattttgtgtctaaaaattttaacaaatAATCGATCTTATTGAgcattttttctttaaaaaatgggttaaaaacgaagaaaatcaaagtaaaacaataaatttatattatattctaATAATTGGATTGAGTTTTATTTActaatacaaatataattttttttaaaaaaaattttaaacgtCTTAAACTaaatagtattttttaactaaatataataacacATCttgaatataatataataacacATCttgaataaatattataacacatcaaaaaaactaaatattttttttttactaaatattataacactttataaatataataaaatcttactgttcaatttttttttagttttctttttacCCCAATGAATAAAATCACAGATCTAAAAGTCTTCGAATCagatataaattattctaATGACACTGATCTTATCcacaaatttattgttttttacaatgAAGGAAATGAGCACACTTATCTTGAACAGATTCGTGAACACAAGCCCTGCTTGCAAATAAATCTAGACGATCTCTCTATTTTCGACGAGACTGGTATTGTCTCTAGAATAGAAAAGAATGCcttttcttatttaaatttattttataaagtcATAGACgacattttatttacagAAGGCGACTATCTAATAGGAGACAATGACGAGgatgttttcttttatcaCAGAATTTCAAGATTTAAAGAGAAATTCCCTGACCAAAAGATCACAGATTTCCTCCcgtcttttttaattagaaattatttcttgAATTTGATCCCGAGATCAAATTCCAAAATTATGAGTGTAAGACAAATCAAGTCTGAAGATATTGGGACACTAATAAAAGTCAGTGGTATTGTCACTAAAATAAGTCAAGTAAAACCTAATATAAAAGTCGCCACCTATATTTGCGAGAGCTGTGGCTCTGAAATATTCCAGCAAATTGATGGAGATGTCTTCGATTTATTAGAAGAATGTTCTAGTGAGAAATGTAAAATCAAGAAAGTCAAAGGCACTTTAATTCTCGTGACTAGAGGCAGcaaattcttaaaatttcaaagttTAGTCATCCAAGAACTTTCTGGAGATGTGCCACAGGGTTCCATTCCCAGGATGATCAAAGTGGAATGTTACGGAACATCAACAGAAAAATGTCTACCGGGAGATGTCGTCATAATAGGCGGCATATTCATGCCTAAACCGTATTACGGGatgaaaaaactaaaagCGGGTTTATTAACTGACACTTATGTACTCGCCACTGATATTCAGACTACTAAAgtagaatataaaaatctaaatataaatttgacaaTTGACCAATTAGTCAAAAATATAGCGCCAGAGATTTATGGTATGGAAGatgtaaagaaaatattattaatgaTGATGGTAGGAGCTCAGACTAAAACAAAAAGTGATGGTATGAAAATTAGAGGAGACATAAATGTCCTCCTGTTGGGAGACCCGGGAATAGCGAAAAGTcaacttttaaaaacagtagtaaaaataagtaaaagAGGAATTTATACCACAGGAAGAGGGTCAAGTGGCGTGGGCTTGACTGCTTCTGTAAATAAAGACCCAATTACTAATGAAGTCATTTTAGAAGGAGGGGCTCTCGTCTTGTCAGACATGGGAATTTGCTGTATCGACGAATTGGACAAAATGAGCGAATTTGACAGGGTGAGCATCCACGAAGTTATGGAACAGCAAAGCGTGTCAATAAGCAAAGCGGGAATAAACACGAAATTAAACGCAAGATGCGCAATATTAGGAGCAGCAAACCCAGTAAAAGGGAAATATGACCCAAGATACAGTGTAGAATACAATGTGGGTTTGCCGTGTTCTTTATTGTCAAGATTTGACATTTTGGTGGTGTTGAAAGATGACGCGGATTTACAAAAAGACGAGGCACTTGCTGAACACGTCACTTCTTTACATTTCAATGAAACAGAGAATGACACTGTAGACTACAGAGACATCAGagaatttatacaaaaagcCAAGTCTTTTAATCCTGTAATTCCTTCTGATTTATCTCAGAGATTTATTGACGCCTATGTACACGCTCGTAAAGAAAATGACAATGTAACTCCAAGATATTTATTGTCTCTAATAAGAATGGCAATTTCTCATGCGCGACTTCGTCACTCAGATCAAGTCACTGACGGAGATGTAGACGAAACTCTGAGACTTATGGAAGTCACTAAAGTGCCATGTACTAGAAAGAAAACAGAGACTATGTCTAATAAGAGgaaaatttatcttcttattttatctCTGGTTTacaaagaagaagaaaataagaaatttgtaaaattggAAGATTTATGGAGAGCGACAGAAGgaatttatagtaaaaatgaGATTGAGGATGTTATAGCAGATTTTGGAAGTTGTGGAATATGGATGAGAAATAATgatgaaataataatatttaattaaaaaataaagtggaatttataatgaatttgttgttttatttatgacGTGGGCTATAAAAGACCggtctatttttttatgcaaAAAAGCATAAAtagagaagaaaaaaaaaatagcatgaaaaaaaatcaatttaataattattatgattttatatatgGATAGTTctatcataaataaaaatcaactCACATGAAATATAGCTGtgtattttaatattatttgttctATCCGAATAAAAACCAACCCACATGAAATATAACTGTTATGTCATACTTAGATAGTTCTATCTGAATAAAAGTCCATAAAACAAACCAACCCACATGAAATATAACTGTTATGTCATATATTAATAGATCTATCCGAATAAAAATCGTCATCATGAAACAAACCAACCCACTTGAAATATAACTGTGtacttttaaattaataattctaTAATAAAACACAGAGGCATAAAAATAAGCCCCTTATAATGAATTCGAAATCAATCTcaatttagatttttttaccccaTGACAATATCTAACATTGGTAATACAAATATCTTAACTGTAGTCTGTGACTTCTGTTTCATTTCCATAAATCAAGATCCTCTAATCCAATGCACTACTTGTAAAATAGACCAATGCATTTACTGCTTCCGGGACAATTTAGAGACCAAAATCCATAAAAAGACACACGATTTCAGagtaataaattattcCTTAAAAATCACTGAAGATTGGAATATTCTCGaagaattattattttacaattctCTTGACAAATTTGGTCTAGGAAATTGGGACAATATTTCCAAATCTATAGGCACTAAATCTGAAGAAGAagtagaaatatttttttataaaatgttaaatataaaaaataattcaatttccaatttaaaaatcaatgaAAGAACTAGTAATCCATTTAGAAGTAAAATATCTATTTATATGAATAATAGAGAAGATTTCGATGTTGAATTTATGAATGATTACGaggaaataataaaagacaTGGATTTCACAGACAGTGATGAAGAAATAGACATAAAAGCTAAGAATTGTATATTAAAaggatataaaaatataatacaaatgaggaattatagaaaagatataattttaaagaaaggattattagaaattaataagaaTAAGGAATTTGAAAAAGAAATGAGTAAATATTTGGATATtgagaaatataaatttctactTGAATATCTTTCAgtagaaaaatatgaagaatttattaaaggGATTTGTGAAGAAAAAGAGGTTTTTAAggataaagaaaataagataaattatcaaatgGCACTTAGTGGAcaagaattagaaatttgtAAGAAACTTGAGATTTCTTATGAAGAATTTGGAGatttaaagaagaaatttatagaaatgaagatatttaaagatacagagttttatgataaaattaacaaaCTTTGTAGAAAagataaaacaaaaagacaagaaattttagatttttttaatttacaaaattacATTTAAGCAAAAATCAATAAGTATGAAggttttattgtaaaattataaatctgAATTAATCTAACCTATTTAGTTTAGAGATTTAATatcttattattaaatctaacaaatttcttataaaaatctaacaagttgttttattaaatctaacatatttaaaatgcatctaacaaatttaaaatgcattaaagatatttaaaatatatgacctattaaaatatatccaATGAATCTTAATGTATCTTAATAGAggcttttatatttcatttgATGCCTCTTTAGATTTATCATTACGACATTTCAGGGAATTCTTAAGATCTTCTTTGCttatctttaattttatattctctTGTACTTccttaatattatttttatctgtaattattattattacaatattctctaaatatttatataaacttATAATCTCATAATTCCCCGTAAGAAATACAATATGACACATTTTCtctataaaatctttaagATTCCTCTTCTGACTAATAGAAaactttaaattaaaaattctctgttttataagaaaatacgtcattttataaatttccactacaaatttcatttgtaaatttcCTCTAATTTTCTTAGattcaaatatttgacctttcaaataattaattacaGAATTATCAGAATCAGgtctataaaataaaatctgagaaataaatttcttaattcTAATTTCACATTCTTGAAGTTTAATTTTCAaacaagaagaaaatatttcttctgttttatttttgaagatttctaatttataaaaatcttctttaaaatatttcttaatttGATTTCTTATCTTTTGTATCTGAAAAATTGTACTAATTTTATCTGTCATGTCTTCATTTATCAAATCTacgaatttattaaaatattcttggtaaaaaacaaacatgTCTTCTAAATCTTCATcattataaagaaatcttcttgtattaaaaagatctattaataataaaatggtatcaataataaaattataatctttAGAATATGAAATGACGTCATTcttcaaaatatatttataagaagTCTGTTTCCCAAATACGatcttattaaaaatttctgaGAAGAAATTTCTCTCTTTGTCAATACAAAGTGCAGAATATTTGAAACTTAAATCGTCCAggacttttttataatcaaaattatcTGATAAactttctataaaaatccCTAATtgttcaatatttttataagaattttctatcgaatacaaaaatatgaaaGAAGATGTTCCTTGTAGAAATTTCTCCAGGGTAGGAAAAACcaaatcataaaatattttcttatttacaattttataaacttcTTCGTAATTCGGGAATATTTCAGAAATATCTACAAATTTCTCCTGGTAAGAAATTTTCAATTcatttagaaaattcagAAAAGTGTTATTTTCTTCGTCATAAAGTTCAATGTCAATTTCGTCACAAGACGGATGActcattttataaatctctTTGAAAATGGGCATTTCATAAATATACGCATAAAGAAGCGTATTATTCTTATCTAGTTCATTTAATGCAATATAAGTAGATTTCATCATTGTCTTattattcattttatttgattctTCAAATgtctttattaatttgtctTGGATATCTTTAGAAATTTCAAGAAgtttagttttattttcatcttcaaatatttcaagTGTGtggtttataaaaaagcatAGAAATTTCCAATCGTCTTTGTCTTCACTTTTAAGTAAAGAAGATAAAACTTGGAAATTTCCTTTTTCTATTTCTATCGtgtaatttaaaactttattgAGAAGTTTTAATTCGAAGATTTCTTTGTTTCTTTGTAAAACTTCTTTTGTGTCTCCAAGTGGGTcgatttttaaagaatttactTGTTTATgcaaatctaaaattttctcttcatttattttatcttttatgCTGCGTAATtctattttcaatttttcttGTTTGAAAAATAGAGCTTCTCTTAGTCCTTCAATGTCTTGTAAGacttcttttatatttgaaagAGTCGTCTGACTGTTCTTTCTATCAAGAAGGATGgtattttctattatttctATAGGAGAGAAATCGTCTTCTTTGATTTGACTTATTTGGATTGTTTTCATTAGGGGGAAATATTCTTTTGTATGTAACTTACATAGTCtagtaataaaaagattgtattgtataatttatttacagtttgtttgttttattgcataaataaattaaatatttccatgcataaattttaaaattttaattataaagtaaaatgGCCGTACAACAAATTGAAAAAGGCAATTTCCATTGAGAAAATAAGAACTTAAAGATGAAATCTCTCATGCAGTAGAAGAATTATAATACGACTTGTTTGCAAATCATGCGGCTTTTCTCTACAATTACAAGCCGAAAATAATTCCTTATCTAATGACTTGGGATGGAATAGTAACTAAATTTCACCGCGCgcatataaatataaacttcAATAGAATGGAAGCATAAAACAGACAAGAGTCCTTAAAATGACTTTAGAACCCCCAAATTATATCAATCAAACATGGGCTTGCTACTAGCAGGAAGGAATATTCAAGAGCCCAATATGTAGATTTCACAAGGAACTTCCAGAGGAAAT
It encodes:
- a CDS encoding transcriptional adapter 2 (ADA2) — encoded protein: MTISNIGNTNILTVVCDFCFISINQDPLIQCTTCKIDQCIYCFRDNLETKIHKKTHDFRVINYSLKITEDWNILEELLFYNSLDKFGLGNWDNISKSIGTKSEEEVEIFFYKMLNIKNNSISNLKINERTSNPFRSKISIYMNNREDFDVEFMNDYEEIIKDMDFTDSDEEIDIKAKNCILKGYKNIIQMRNYRKDIILKKGLLEINKNKEFEKEMSKYLDIEKYKFLLEYLSVEKYEEFIKGICEEKEVFKDKENKINYQMALSGQELEICKKLEISYEEFGDLKKKFIEMKIFKDTEFYDKINKLCRKDKTKRQEILDFFNLQNYI
- a CDS encoding DNA replication licensing factor MCM7 (MCM7), producing the protein MNKITDLKVFESDINYSNDTDLIHKFIVFYNEGNEHTYLEQIREHKPCLQINLDDLSIFDETGIVSRIEKNAFSYLNLFYKVIDDILFTEGDYLIGDNDEDVFFYHRISRFKEKFPDQKITDFLPSFLIRNYFLNLIPRSNSKIMSVRQIKSEDIGTLIKVSGIVTKISQVKPNIKVATYICESCGSEIFQQIDGDVFDLLEECSSEKCKIKKVKGTLILVTRGSKFLKFQSLVIQELSGDVPQGSIPRMIKVECYGTSTEKCLPGDVVIIGGIFMPKPYYGMKKLKAGLLTDTYVLATDIQTTKVEYKNLNINLTIDQLVKNIAPEIYGMEDVKKILLMMMVGAQTKTKSDGMKIRGDINVLLLGDPGIAKSQLLKTVVKISKRGIYTTGRGSSGVGLTASVNKDPITNEVILEGGALVLSDMGICCIDELDKMSEFDRVSIHEVMEQQSVSISKAGINTKLNARCAILGAANPVKGKYDPRYSVEYNVGLPCSLLSRFDILVVLKDDADLQKDEALAEHVTSLHFNETENDTVDYRDIREFIQKAKSFNPVIPSDLSQRFIDAYVHARKENDNVTPRYLLSLIRMAISHARLRHSDQVTDGDVDETLRLMEVTKVPCTRKKTETMSNKRKIYLLILSLVYKEEENKKFVKLEDLWRATEGIYSKNEIEDVIADFGSCGIWMRNNDEIIIFN
- a CDS encoding exocyst complex component SEC10, producing MKTIQISQIKEDDFSPIEIIENTILLDRKNSQTTLSNIKEVLQDIEGLREALFFKQEKLKIELRSIKDKINEEKILDLHKQVNSLKIDPLGDTKEVLQRNKEIFELKLLNKVLNYTIEIEKGNFQVLSSLLKSEDKDDWKFLCFFINHTLEIFEDENKTKLLEISKDIQDKLIKTFEESNKMNNKTMMKSTYIALNELDKNNTLLYAYIYEMPIFKEIYKMSHPSCDEIDIELYDEENNTFLNFLNELKISYQEKFVDISEIFPNYEEVYKIVNKKIFYDLVFPTLEKFLQGTSSFIFLYSIENSYKNIEQLGIFIESLSDNFDYKKVLDDLSFKYSALCIDKERNFFSEIFNKIVFGKQTSYKYILKNDVISYSKDYNFIIDTILLLIDLFNTRRFLYNDEDLEDMFVFYQEYFNKFVDLINEDMTDKISTIFQIQKIRNQIKKYFKEDFYKLEIFKNKTEEIFSSCLKIKLQECEIRIKKFISQILFYRPDSDNSVINYLKGQIFESKKIRGNLQMKFVVEIYKMTYFLIKQRIFNLKFSISQKRNLKDFIEKMCHIVFLTGNYEIISLYKYLENIVIIIITDKNNIKEVQENIKLKISKEDLKNSLKCRNDKSKEASNEI